Below is a window of Thermococcus sp. JdF3 DNA.
CCACTGGCAATAATGAGTATCGTGTCCTCGCCCACGTTGAGCTCGCCGTAGCGGTGCCATATCAGGATGTCCAATATGGGAAACTTTTCAAGTGCTTCTCCCCGTATCCTCTCCATCTCTTCAATGGCCATCTCTTCATAGGCCTCGTAGATGAGTTTTCTGACTCTTCTGCCATGGTTTTTGTTCCTGACCTTCCCCAAGAAGAAAACGTAGCCACCGGCCTCTGGAACGAGAAGATAACTCAACGCCTCATTGAGATCGAAGGGTTCTTTAGTAATCTTAACC
It encodes the following:
- a CDS encoding molybdenum cofactor biosynthesis protein MoaE, with translation MKVKITKEPFDLNEALSYLLVPEAGGYVFFLGKVRNKNHGRRVRKLIYEAYEEMAIEEMERIRGEALEKFPILDILIWHRYGELNVGEDTILIIASG